The following are from one region of the Solanum stenotomum isolate F172 unplaced genomic scaffold, ASM1918654v1 scaffold32159, whole genome shotgun sequence genome:
- the LOC125852075 gene encoding electron transfer flavoprotein subunit beta, mitochondrial has translation MKIMVAIKRVVDYAVKIRVKPDKSGVETKNVKMSMNPFCEIALEEALRVRESGLASEVVAVSIGPVQFTETLRTGLAMGADRAIHVEAPENIYPLTIAKILKALVDVEKPGLLFLGKQAIDNDQNQTGQMVAGLLKWPQGTFASKVVLDKEKQVATVDREVDGGIETLCLDLPAVITTDLRLNQPRYATLPNIMKAKSKPIKKFTLQDLNVEIKSDLEVVEVTEPPKRKSGVILSSVDELIDKLKNEARAI, from the exons ATGAAGATCATGGTAGCCATCAAACGTGTTGTTGATTACGCCGTCAAAATCCGAGTTAAACCCGACAAG AGTGGTGTAGAGACGAAAAATGTGAAGATGTCGATGAACCCATTTTGTGAAATAGCCTTGGAAGAAGCTTTGCGGGTCAGAGAATCGGGTTTGGCTTCAGAGGTGGTGGCTGTTAGTATTGGGCCAGTTCAGTTTACGGAGACTTTACGAACTGGGTTAGCTATGGGAGCAGACAGGGCAATCCATGTAGAAGCGCCTGAGAATATTTATCCACTTACAATTGCTAAGATTCTTAAAGCTCTTGTTGATGTTGAAAAGCCTGGTCTTCTTTTTCTTGGCAAACAG GCAATTGACAATGATCAAAACCAGACAGGCCAAATGGTTGCAGGACTTCTCAAGTGGCCGCAGGGAACATTTGCCTCTAAG GTTGTTCTCGACAAAGAAAAACAGGTAGCTACAGTGGACAGAGAAGTTGATGGTGGTATCGAGACATTGTGTTTGGATTTGCCTGCAGTAATCAC CACTGATCTGAGGCTGAATCAGCCACGATATGCAACACTCCCCAACATAATGAAAGCAAAGTCGAAGCCAATAAAGAAATTCACACTGCAAGACTTGAACGTTGAGatcaaatctgatttggaagTAGTTGAAGTAACCGAACCTCCCAAAAGGAAATCTGGTGTCATCCTTTCATCTGTGGATGAGCTGATTGACAAGCTGAAGAATGAAGCACGCGCAATTTGA
- the LOC125852074 gene encoding RING-H2 finger protein ATL16-like produces the protein MDLMRLKYFESFAHMKNPPISPPIFGSPIHSSSNHAGFPIIAVAIIGILATGILLVSYYIFVIKCCLNWHRIDLLRRFSISRNRRVEDPLMIYSPAVENRGLDESVIRSIPVFKYKKREENSRIHSECAVCLNEFQENEKLRVIPNCAHIFHIDCIDVWLQNNANCPLCRNSISSCTTINTKLLLYPLDPIIAPSSTPYQDPNLENFRDEDYVVIEISNNNQERLMNTGEITGHFSISPSPRKTEQQKVSSRKCKKFRHVTSMGDECINMRKKDDEFDAIQPIRRSFSMDSATDRQLYVAVQEIIMQQQRQVSDVSPFESSSSRVKRSFFSFGHGRGSRNVVLPIHLES, from the coding sequence atggatcttatgagactaaaatattttgaatcttttgcACACATGAAAAATCCTCCAATTAGTCCTCCAATTTTTGGTTCACCTATACATTCTTCATCAAATCATGCTGGATTTCCAATTATAGCAGTTGCTATTATTGGAATCTTAGCAACTGGTATTTTACTAGTTAGCTACTACATTTTTGTGATAAAATGTTGTTTGAATTGGCACAGAATTGATCTCTTGAGACGATTTTCGATCTCAAGAAATCGACGTGTTGAAGACCCTTTAATGATCTACTCACCAGCAGTAGAAAATCGGGGATTAGACGAATCAGTGATTCGTTCAATCCCCGTATTTAAGTAcaagaaaagggaagaaaattcaagaattcatagTGAATGTGCTGTTTGTTTAaatgaatttcaagaaaatgagaagttaAGAGTTATACCAAATTGTGcacatatttttcatattgattgtattgatgtttggTTACAAAACAATGCAAATTGTCCACTTTGTAGAAATAGTATTTCATCATGTACAACAATTAACACAAAGTTATTGTTGTATCCTTTGGATCCAATCATTGCTCCAAGTTCAACTCCATATCAAGATCCAAATCTTGAAAATTTTAGAGATGAAGATTATGTTGTGATTGAAATAtcaaacaataatcaagaaagGTTGATGAATACAGGGGAAATAACAGGGCATTTTTCGATTAGTCCATCGCCACGAAAAACAGAACAACAAAAGGTTTCATCAAGAAAATGTAAGAAGTTTAGACATGTTACAAGTATGGGAGATGAGTGTATTAATATGAGGAAGAAAGATGATGAATTTGATGCAATTCAACCTATAAGAAGATCATTTTCGATGGATTCAGCGACGGATCGACAACTTTACGTAGCTGTTCAAGAGATTATAATGCAGCAACAAAGGCAAGTGAGTGATGTTAGTCCCTTTGAAAGTAGTAGTAGTAGAGtaaaaagatcatttttttcatttggacATGGAAGGGGATCAAGAAATGTAGTTTTACCTATTCATTTAGAGTCATAA